Proteins encoded together in one Carya illinoinensis cultivar Pawnee chromosome 3, C.illinoinensisPawnee_v1, whole genome shotgun sequence window:
- the LOC122304702 gene encoding uncharacterized protein LOC122304702 — MSRENVHSTKGLEEQWKKFRLTEEEEEIVEVSWKGDEEIDRKGERSLIGKVCSDRSVSKTLISNTMAKIWRISKRATFLEVEKNTFIITFETHADMYRILDGKPWTFDSALFLLSRYEGKKRPGNFVFDKETFWMQIHNLPLGCMSLDWGTQIGKSVGKVIEVDVEEDGIGWGRSLRVKVELPLYKAIPRGRFINTDQSKQWVHFRYENLPKICFRCGWILHKEMGCQAQYGEEEGDAGTEAQFGSWLRAENVYRRYMFSYNANNGRKEHGSGENNNQAESGEDEGNDEGVRQGRGRTRSLTPHSP, encoded by the coding sequence ATGTCGAGAGAGAACGTCCATAGCACAAAGGGGTTAGAGGAACAATGGAAAAAGTTTAGGTTaacagaggaggaagaagagataGTGGAGGTGAGCTGGAAAGGAGACGAGGAGATAGATCGTAAAGGGGAAAGAAGCTTAATAGGAAAGGTCTGCTCTGACAGATCAGTGAGCAAAACTCTGATAAGCAATACTATGGCAAAGATTTGGAGAATAAGCAAAAGGGCAACATTTCTAGAAGTGGAGAAAAATACTTTCATTATCACTTTTGAAACACATGCAGATATGTATAGAATCCTAGATGGGAAACCGTGGACTTTCGACTCCGCTCTGTTCCTTCTGAGTCGGTATGAAGGGAAGAAACGGCCAGGTAACTTTGTCTTCGATAAGGAAACTTTCTGGATGCAAATTCACAACCTTCCACTGGGATGTATGTCGCTGGATTGGGGGACTCAGATAGGGAAGTCAGTTGGCAAAGTTATCGAGGTGGACGTAGAAGAGGACGGCATAGGATGGGGAAGGAGCCTCCGAGTGAAAGTTGAGCTACCATTGTACAAGGCTATCCCACGGGGTCGATTCATCAATACAGATCAGTCAAAGCAGTGGGTCCATTTCCGTTATGAGAATCTACCCAAAATTTGCTTCAGATGTGGGTGGATCCTTCATAAAGAAATGGGATGCCAGGCTCAATATGGTGAGGAAGAAGGAGACGCGGGAACAGAGGCCCAGTTTGGGTCTTGGCTCAGGGCGGAAAATGTTTATAGAAGATATATGTTTTCCTATAATGCAAACAATGGAAGAAAGGAGCATGGTTCAGGGGAAAACAATAATCAGGCAGAGTCGGGTGAAGACGAAGGCAACGATGAAGGTGTACGGCAAGGCAGGGGCAGAACCAGATCTCTAACACCCCATTCGCCTTAG